GGTGTTCGTTTAGAACCGATCCACCTTATTATCATTAAATAGGTGTTATTTCCAAGCTCTTGCTAAAAGATGATCAATGGGAGCAACATCTGGTCTAGCAATGACTGCATGATCATCATAAACCACAACAGGTCTTTCAATAACAATCGGATTTTCTATAACAAAGGCGATTTTTTCATCATCAGACCAAGTGAACCACTCTAGCGCAATAGCTTTAAATGCCTCTTCTTTAACTCTAACTAAACCATCAATACCAATTCCTAGTTTACCGAGCAATGTTTTAATCATTTCAGGCGTTAAAGGCGCTTCTAAATAATTAATAATGTCATAAGCAATCTGTTTTTCATCTAAATATGCCTTTGCTGCACGTGCTTTTGAACAATTACCATTGTAATAAATTTGCCACATAATGCTTTCCTTAAACGTTTCCTGTAAGGTTATTCATATCACTTTGATGATCTCATCTCATAGATTCTGGCATTAATAAGAAAGGCCATTGAATATAAAGAAAAAATTACCCGCTCAAAGTTTTACGCAATTAAATTTGCGTATAGCGTACCATTTTTAAGTGCTTTTGGGTACTTAGAAAAACCGCTTTCTCTTAAAAAGTCGGTGCCCCAAATAGTTCCCCCTTATCATGAGAGATGATTTTAAAATTATTGAAAAAAAAGAGATTAATGCTCAATAAACATCACTATCGTGGCAAGAATATCATTTTAAAAAGTATGCAAAATCTAGCTCCCACTCATAGGTTCTAACTGATAAGTTCCATCATTTAAAGTAACGTTGATAGCGGTATTAAGGGGATTATCTCACCAAAAAGTCACGCTTAAATCAGAAAAAGAATCAGAATCTGAATCACACGCACTTAAAATAAGGGCTCTTATCAAAAATAGATATTTAAATGGCTTCATATCACCCTTATTAATTTGTCATTAAAATAAAAGGAAGGCTTAAAGCGTAAAGTCTATGTTGTTATGAACACTATAATGTTTTGATATTAATATCGAATTTATCAAAAAAGATTCTGCAATAAGAGATTCCGATATTTAGCCAATCACTTAAAAAGAGCTATAACGACTCATCGATTTCCGGCATGACATTATAGAGCCAAGCATGACCTTGCGTGATCTCGACCAATACCTCATCACCCAGTGCGCGATTAGAATAAGTTAAGCCTCGCCCTAAGGGGAGCGTAAAATTATCTAAGGGCCACTTGACCTTTTGCAAGGTTAAACCTGAGAGCTTTGTTAATGCAATTACACTAACAAGTCCCCCTTTTTGCGTTGGAATTGTATATTCTTGATTCTCTTGTAAATAAGTTAAAGTCTGCTCACCATTACTATGGGTAAAGGCGATATTGGGGTATTGAAAAGGCAGGAAAAGAAGCGCCGTTTGGTGATCTAAACGCCCACCAATACCGCCTAAAAGCAAAATCTCTTGAACCCCTTTTTCAAGCGCAATCCCAATAGCAAGCTCCGTATCGATCTCATCTTTATCTTCTGGATAAGGGATTTTTTCGCCATAACATGCCAAATCCACTTCTAAATGCCGGCTAGAATCAAAATCCCCTACCCAAAGATCTGCCCCTTGAGCAAAAAAAGAGGCTTTTTCAATCCCTTTATCAACAGCAATAATTAAGCTATCTTCGAGCCATTGAGCATATTGCATGCGGACTAAATCAAAATTAACAGCTCCCGGCAGTAGTAATACCGCGCGCTTAAATTGCTCTGTTTGATTTAATGCCATGCTCGCTCTCTTTTTTAACGATGATTATAATCTTCCTGATACTATCGTAACAGCGGTTACCCCTTTTTCGGGTTTTCTGGTAGATTTTCTATCACTCTTGATGCCGGAATATCCGCAATAACGTCTGCTCTTTTGGGCGTAAAAATAAGGGTCGTTAATTCACTATTTAATGGCACCCACTCAAGTGTTTTAATTCGCATTAACGCAATAACCGGCACATGGACGGCATTTGCAAGATGCATCACAGCTGTTTCTACAGATATGATTAAATCACTCTCTTTAAGCATTGCCGGCAATTCAAAGAAATTATCAAGCGCACTAAATGGCTTGGTATTTTTAAGCTGATGCGTTTTAATTAAATTTTCAATCTCAGGGAAGATCTCTGGAATTCCATTAATAATAAAGAACGTATCTTGCCATTTTGGGAGCGCTTGCATTAACTCAATAAGTTCACGTACCTGATCGAGCTTCCATGAACGGCGAGGATTTTTCGCAATATGATTAATAAAAACAATCGGCTGATCTGCTTTAACGCCAAAGCTTTCTAATTGTGCTTTAGCATGAACTTGCCATTTTTCGGGGATATTTACAAAAGGATACTGATCCTCCTTAAACATCTGAACGCCCCCTATTTGGGCAAACCAATAACTATAATCATCACTAATATGACGCGCTTTACCTTGATACGGCTTCACGACTTCAATCAGCGCATCGAGATTTTTAAGATCTCTTTTTTGCGCTAATTGATACCACTTATAACGAATATCCATCCCTGCGGCAAAACCTTTATCGCCGGCAATCTCTCTTGCTAGTCCTGCTCCATTTAAAGATGCTAAAGTCTCAATTGAAACGACAATAGGGTAGTTCTCGAGCTTTGCTTCTTGAATACTCGCCGCTCTTAATGCAGGTGAATAGTTTTCCCGGTAAACCTTATTAAAAAAGTCACAGGTTTCAGCCCAATCATAGAGGGAATATTTTTTTAAAAATGGCCATTTTTTCGCATCACTGGTGCATCTTACCTCTTCAATAAAGAGATCCATCTTTAAATGGGGATACGCTTCTTTAAAGGCTTTAAAACAATTTTGTAAATAAGTAAAATCGCCAATCGCAAGATGAGCGATAAAGAGGATTTTTTTAGATCGATCTAATAATTCTGCGGGGATTTTTCCTAACACAAGTGATCGCTTCATCAAAATATGTGGCTCACCCTCTTCTAAAAAGGTCTCCCCCACACATTTAAAATCAAATGCCTCATAAAGGCCTTTTGCCGCAATTTGCGCATGTAAAATCACGGTATCGCTCTTTGCTAAAACCCCACATTTCTTTAAGGCTTCTTTTAGCAGTAATTTACCGAGTTTTTGCCCCCGATAATCTTTTAAAACTGCGACTCGCCCAATCTGATATTCTCCGGCTTCGTTGAGAAAAAAACGTAATGTTCCAATTGCCTTCGAAGATTCTTGCCTCTCGCTCTTTTCATCATAAAGAACAAGCTGCCAAGCGGTTTGATCCATCTCATCGTAATCGATCTCTGCCGGAAAGCCCTGCTCTTTGGTAAAGACTTCCTCACGAACCCATAATGCATCTTTGAAAACTGGAGATTTATCCCCTTGAACCCAGGTAATTTTCATCTTGATAACCCTTTCACAATAACCGTTTAATGCTACCAAAAATGCGCACTTTTTGCAGTTAAAATACGAAGCACGCCGAAAATCTGTATAATTAAGTCCATGAGAAAACTTCTCACATTCATTTGAATTTTGTTACCAAAATTACGTCTGTCATCCATACAGCATAATTTTGCGATTATTTTAATAAACATAGACTGTTATAAGAGGCTAAGAATATGAGTTTTGCCAAAGTTCCAGCTGCTAATGATTTAGCGAAAATTACAGAAGACTTTAACTGCGTGATTGAGATTCCAGCGGAATCTGATCCTGTAAAATATGAAGTAGATCACGATACAGATCTCATCTGGGTTGACCGCTTTGTAGGAACGAATATGCGTTACCCTGCAAACTATGGCTTTATCCCCAATACCCTTTGTGATGATGGCGACCCACTTGATGTATTAGTTGTGACACCATTTCCATTGATCCATGGTTCTGTCGTTCGTTGCCGCCCGCTTGGGGTTCTTAATATGACTGACGAATCAGGTGGCGATGCGAAATTGATCGCTGTACCGGTTAGCAAGCTCTGCCCAATGTACGATGACATCAAAGATCTCAATGATCTTCCAAAATTACTTGTTGACCAAATTGAGTTCTTCTTCCAAAACTATAAAGGTTTAGAGAAAGGAAAATGGGTAAAACTTGATGGTTATGGCGATAAAGCAGCAGCTGAGCAA
The nucleotide sequence above comes from Ignatzschineria rhizosphaerae. Encoded proteins:
- a CDS encoding ArsC/Spx/MgsR family protein codes for the protein MWQIYYNGNCSKARAAKAYLDEKQIAYDIINYLEAPLTPEMIKTLLGKLGIGIDGLVRVKEEAFKAIALEWFTWSDDEKIAFVIENPIVIERPVVVYDDHAVIARPDVAPIDHLLARAWK
- a CDS encoding thiamine diphosphokinase encodes the protein MALNQTEQFKRAVLLLPGAVNFDLVRMQYAQWLEDSLIIAVDKGIEKASFFAQGADLWVGDFDSSRHLEVDLACYGEKIPYPEDKDEIDTELAIGIALEKGVQEILLLGGIGGRLDHQTALLFLPFQYPNIAFTHSNGEQTLTYLQENQEYTIPTQKGGLVSVIALTKLSGLTLQKVKWPLDNFTLPLGRGLTYSNRALGDEVLVEITQGHAWLYNVMPEIDESL
- a CDS encoding GNAT family N-acetyltransferase, yielding MKITWVQGDKSPVFKDALWVREEVFTKEQGFPAEIDYDEMDQTAWQLVLYDEKSERQESSKAIGTLRFFLNEAGEYQIGRVAVLKDYRGQKLGKLLLKEALKKCGVLAKSDTVILHAQIAAKGLYEAFDFKCVGETFLEEGEPHILMKRSLVLGKIPAELLDRSKKILFIAHLAIGDFTYLQNCFKAFKEAYPHLKMDLFIEEVRCTSDAKKWPFLKKYSLYDWAETCDFFNKVYRENYSPALRAASIQEAKLENYPIVVSIETLASLNGAGLAREIAGDKGFAAGMDIRYKWYQLAQKRDLKNLDALIEVVKPYQGKARHISDDYSYWFAQIGGVQMFKEDQYPFVNIPEKWQVHAKAQLESFGVKADQPIVFINHIAKNPRRSWKLDQVRELIELMQALPKWQDTFFIINGIPEIFPEIENLIKTHQLKNTKPFSALDNFFELPAMLKESDLIISVETAVMHLANAVHVPVIALMRIKTLEWVPLNSELTTLIFTPKRADVIADIPASRVIENLPENPKKG
- the ppa gene encoding inorganic diphosphatase, whose product is MSFAKVPAANDLAKITEDFNCVIEIPAESDPVKYEVDHDTDLIWVDRFVGTNMRYPANYGFIPNTLCDDGDPLDVLVVTPFPLIHGSVVRCRPLGVLNMTDESGGDAKLIAVPVSKLCPMYDDIKDLNDLPKLLVDQIEFFFQNYKGLEKGKWVKLDGYGDKAAAEQEIINSLELFNRKHI